The following proteins come from a genomic window of Theileria equi strain WA chromosome 2 map unlocalized gcontig_1105316255037, whole genome shotgun sequence:
- a CDS encoding ubiquitin-conjugating enzyme family member protein (encoded by transcript BEWA_038070A), translated as MFEESREHIRLKRELRDIQEDGQSSVNANIVDGDIFKWKGYIRGPISTPYEGGHFVLDITIPRDYPYSPPMIKFDTKIWHPNISSETGAICLDILKNEWSPALTIRTALISIQALLSAPEPDDPQDAQVAGMYKRNYDEFARTAKLWTTTFAKDINETKEGKISMLTEMGIERDIAVKALEANGWDTTVAINRLLDS; from the exons ATGTTTGAAGAATCCCGCGAACATATACGCCTTAAAAGG GAATTAAGGGACATCCAAGAAGATGGACAATCCTCAGTAAATGCTAATATAGTTGATGGCGATATATTTAAATGGAAAGGTTATATTCGGGGTCCA ATTAGTACACCGTATGAAGGTGGACATTTCGTATTGGATATAACTATACCACGAGACTATCCTTATAGTCCTCCAATG ATAAAGTTTGATACGAAAATATGGCATCCTAACATATCTAGTGAAACAGGTGCTATATGTCTGGATATCTTAAAGAACGAATGGAGCCCTGCTCTAACAATAAGAACTGCACTCATATCTATACAAGCCCTATTGTCGGCTCCAGAACCTG ATGATCCACAAGACGCACAAGTTGCAGGGATGTATAAGAGAAATTATGATGAATTTGCGCGTACGGCAAA GTTGTGGACCACGACCTTCGCGAAGGACATAAATGAAACCAAGGAAGGAAAA ATATCCATGCTGACAGAAATGGGTATAGAACGAGATATAGCGGTG AAGGCACTAGAAGCCAACGGCTGGGATACCACCGTGGCCATTAATAGGCTCTTGGATTCGTAA
- a CDS encoding mitochondrial import inner membrane translocase subunit, putative (encoded by transcript BEWA_038080A): protein MDDYLSFGSVQPNLEILQQQKIKPQVKSDLIGANLTNRQLYLTGYGRHWGEKITYSVGLAYGSGILCGGSFGLIKGVSKGGATQKLFINSILNNCGKYGPNVGNKAACLTLLYCAFNNAFKFIRNAGDHDVYNAPIAGLVTGAVYKCSGPLMTCAKYSAGTGAVFTAIDYALRNSYI, encoded by the exons ATGGATGACTACCTGAGTTTTGGTAGCGTTCAACCAAACTTGGAAATATTACAACAACAAAAAATAAAACCACAAGTAAAATCGGATTTAATAGGTGCAAATTTAACAAATCGGCAATTGTATTTAACAG GATATGGAAGACATTGGGGAGAAAAAATTACGTATTCTGTGGGTCTAGCTTACGGATCTG GCATACTCTGTGGTGGATCATTCGGTCTAATAAAGGGTGTATCAAAGGGAGGAGCCACTCAAAAACTCTTTATAAACTCTATACTAAACAATTGTGGAAAATATGGACCAAACGTTGGAAATAAGGCAGCCTGCCTAACACTCCTATATTGCGCTTTCAATAATGCATTTAAATTCATACGCAATGCTGGAGATCATGATGTATATAATGCTCCTATCGCTGGACTGGTTACTGGAGCAGTTTACAAATGCAGTGGACCGTTGATGACATGTGCAAAATATTCGGCAGGTACTGGAGCAGTATTTACTGCCATAGACTACGCTCTGCGTAACTCGTATATTTAG
- a CDS encoding conserved hypothetical protein (encoded by transcript BEWA_038090A) translates to MEQALKKYFKNWTIILTDLRILLEKYQYLSASIHTSKGSTTLNIGGSIPYIFSGAVYNAPILICLLTNYPFTPPSIYVVPTETIKIIKGHPYVNLKGGVTIPYISSWTHKSTLVAAVNQLQQVFNKMSPIYSVAPNIPTINSATSKSSITNGTDVITSPEDQFKKYNLSSRAKAAICAANDSIIASIKANRTTSVRDYHYNLKKYELHRKVLLSWVSVSLDLNTILHEAQTSKDKLQSRLDLVDTRDLESLNNDLGLILSQILQYKERISALEEDKQNSFLDIEKVVKFENKDSERLCNQIEREATANDMLEFLHSIYKKNRISTKTYVKELRLLSHDLFVAKMNREKLVKNLS, encoded by the exons ATGGAGCAAGCCTTGAagaaatatttcaaaaattGGACAATAATACTCACTGATCTCCGGATTCTATTGGAAAAATATCAGTATCTTTCAGCTTCCATAC ACACTTCCAAAGGTTCTACTACTCTAAATATAGGGGGATCGATACCGTATATCTTCTCAGGCGCTGTTTATAATGCCCCTATCTTAATATGTCTGTTGACCAATTATCCTTTTACTCCTCCTTCCATCTATGTTGTACCCACTGAAACTATAAAGATCATAAAAGGACATCCATATGTAAACCTTAAAGGAGGAGTTACAATACCATATATATCATCATGGACTCACAAAAGCACACTG GTGGCTGCTGTTAATCAGTTACAGCAAGTATTTAACAAAATGTCACCGATATATTCTGTTGCACCAAATATACCTACAATAAATTCAGCTACATCTAAAAGCTCAATAACTAATGGTACTGATGTTATTACCAGCCCAGAGGACCAGTTCAAGAAATACAATCTATCATCAAGAGCAAAAGCCGCTATTTGTGCAGCGAATGATTCAATAATAGCATCTATTAAAGCTAACAGAACTACTTCTGTTAGAGACTATCACTATAACTTGAAAAAATATGAGTTGCATCGTAAAGTTTTGTTGTCATGGGTTTCGGTATCTCTTGATCTCAATACTATACTTCACGAGGCTCAAACATCCAAA GACAAGCTGCAAAGTAGACTAGATCTCGTGGATACCAGGGATTTGGAATCGCTGAACAACGATCTTGGTTTGATATTATCACAGATATTGCAGTACAAAGAGAGGATTTCTGCTCTTGAAGAGGATAAACAGAACTCTTTTTTGGATATTGAAAAAGTTGTAAAGTTTGAGAATAAAGATTCGGAAAG ATTATGCAACCAAATTGAACGCGAAGCCACCGCAAATGACATGTTAGAATTCCTTCattccatatacaagaagAATAGAATTTCCACTAAGACATATGTAAAG GAATTAAGACTGTTAAGTCACGATTTGTTTGTTGCAAAGATGAATCGTGAAAAACTTGTAAAGAATTTGAGTTGA
- a CDS encoding glutaredoxin domain containing protein (encoded by transcript BEWA_038100A): MCRSYCSGFSYFSRYTTERIFRRKQGICYSAYINILIFSPFISNRVVQCDCYDRSNLIKHQSSATQRTGLYIESCKWFKNCFLSKLAYTEENKTVESCCSTSEKECILTEAAEKKIKEEIKTYTVVLFMKGNAKQPQCKFSRQALEILKATKVQVIRTVNVLEDNELREGLKKYSNYPNFPQLYVRGKFVGGLQAISEMFEKGTLQELFRDNET, from the exons ATGTGCAGATCTTATTGTTCGGGATTCTCCTACTTTTCCCGATATACTACAGAGCGTATTTTTAGACGCAAACAAGGCATTTGTTACTCTGCATATATTAATATCCTGATATTCTCCCCTTTTATAAGCAATAGAGTTGTACAATGTGACTGCTATGATCGTAGTAACCTGATTAAACATCAATCGAGTGCTACGCAAAGGACTGGTCTATACATCGAATCCTGTAAATGGTTTAAAAACTGCTTTTTATCGAAACTAGCATACACTGAAGAAAACAAGACGGTTGAAAGTTGTTGCTCCACCTCtgaaaag GAATGTATTTTGACGGAAGCTGCGGAGAAGAAG ATTAAGGAAGAAATCAAAACTTATACTGTCGTACTGTTTATGAAGGGAAATGCCAAACAACCGCAGTGCAAGTTTAGCAGACAAGCTCTGGAAATCCTAAAG GCAACAAAAGTTCAAGTAATACGCACAgtaaatgttttggaaGACAATGAGCTGCGCGAAGGCctcaaaaaatattcaaacTACCCAAATTTCCCTCAGCTCTACGTAAGAGGGAAATTCGTCGGAGGGTTGCAAGCAATTTCAGAAATGTTTGAAAAGGGTACGCTGCAGGAGCTTTTCAGGGATAATGAAACGTAG
- a CDS encoding hypothetical protein (encoded by transcript BEWA_038110A), which yields MGSFNLIALLLFTCYYSFDNVSGSSTSLLTFDEENYKGKPLLLDIIKVPSLYMSIFAIQEHKKKHHKPKSYTNCTRGGCPFSAIQKHLGALYHSPVNDEDNKIHTNTDNETFDPEKSTRDEVDVRKHATQNTSERVNDDASVDKSVDSSSDREGNEHDTSRTEQKESDEKASDEQVKSEVSENAKPNNEGENTDQREITEHKQDSETRDNVAEVANKLSEEVDSLHKKEDKLTEQAKDLEERENKLKEETSTVNEKKNKLEREENGLSEKENKLEEKTNSLQEKEDNLTEESKRVDDLKQEVENKEKDLEASATQLKDTEKVLDEKEKALENKENELGTTEKKLEDTAESLQKKEEEVNDDLTKIETEQQTLAEDAKKLMEETKDIQQEENKIEDASKKLEETQNNLENKENNLEAKTQELENIETKLEDSAKKINEEAEKVKDEQVENKTSEEESNKNDSKTPTDDIKGLEPIASPSTNGKPDALVPAKALPDGGAIPDCKDLNDAAKDVYEEEGQIQKDKSENKESDNEDAEEDEEHNSEMAEEDEEEDDKDEE from the coding sequence ATGGGATCGTTTAACTTAATAGCCTTGTTGCTATTTACTTGTTATTATTCCTTCGACAATGTATCCGGAAGTTCAACAAGTCTCTTGAcatttgatgaagaaaattATAAAGGAAAACCACTACTCCTCGATATAATAAAGGTACCTTCCTTATACATGTCTATATTTGCCATTCAGGAACACAAAAAGAAGCATCACAAACCAAAGAGCTACACTAATTGCACTCGTGGTGGATGCCCCTTTAGTGCTATTCAGAAACATTTAGGAGCTCTATATCATTCCCctgtaaatgatgaagataataaaATCCATACAAATACTGATAATGAAACCTTTGATCCTGAAAAGTCCACAAGAGATGAAGTAGATGTTCGTAAGCATGCTACACAGAATACTTCAGAAAGGGTGAATGATGATGCCTCAGTGGATAAATCTGTAGATAGTAGTTCCGATCGAGAAGGTAACGAACATGATACATCAAGAACAGAACAAAAGGAATCGGATGAAAAGGCTTCAGATGAACAAGTCAAATCCGAGGTTTCAGAAAACGCAAAACCTAACAATGAAGGCGAAAATACAGATCAAAGGGAGATCACGGAACATAAGCAAGATTCTGAGACAAGGGACAATGTCGCGGAAGTTGCCAACAAACTGAGTGAAGAAGTAGATAGCTTGCATAAAAAAGAAGACAAATTGACAGAACAGGCGAAGGATTTAGAGGAAAGGGAAAATAAGTTAAAGGAAGAAACTAGCACTGtaaatgaaaagaaaaacaaactaGAAAGAGAGGAGAACGGTCTCAGCGAGAAGGAAAATAAGTTGGAAGAGAAAACTAATAGTTTGcaagaaaaggaagataaCTTGACCGAGGAATCAAAAAGGGTAGATGATCTAAAACAAGAAGTAGAaaataaagaaaaggaCCTAGAAGCTTCTGCTACACAATTGAAGGATACTGAAAAGGTATTAGatgagaaggaaaaggcGCTAGAAAACAAGGAAAATGAATTAGGAACTACCGAAAAAAAACTTGAAGATACTGCTGAGAGTTTGCagaaaaaggaagaggaagttAACGATGATCTAACTAAAATAGAAACTGAACAGCAAACACTTGCTGAAGATGCAAAAAAACTAATGGAGGAAACTAAAGATATtcaacaagaagaaaataaaatagAAGATGCATCAAAAAAATTAGAAGAAACCCAAAATAACTTAGAAAACAAGGAAAACAATTTGGAAGCAAAAACACAAGAATTGGAAAATATTGAAACAAAACTAGAAGATTCTGCAAAAAAAATCAATGAAGAAGCCGAAAAGGTAAAAGACGAACAAGTTGAAAATAAAACCTCCGAAGAAGAATCAAATAAAAATGACTCCAAAACTCCTACCGATGATATAAAGGGTCTAGAGCCAATCGCATCTCCTTCAACAAATGGAAAACCAGACGCCCTTGTACCAGCAAAAGCACTACCAGATGGCGGTGCCATTCCAGATTGCAAAGACCTAAATGACGCAGCAAAAGATGtatatgaagaagagggaCAAATCCAAAAGGACAAATCTGAAAATAAAGAATCAGATAACGAAGATGCTGAAGAGGACGAAGAACACAATAGTGAAATGGCCGAGGAAGACgaggaggaagatgacaaagatgaagaatag
- a CDS encoding conserved hypothetical protein (encoded by transcript BEWA_038120A) — translation MDFFRQLNKNVQQSFSILNEGILITNGILDIKNNHLPYLLQLSLLESRKRHGSKRCCLFDEYYQYEDSTDLDPTSPAHFQDSTPKSPFNKDEELKDKSGSIITTKDDRELTPVDGKVCILKENCLLRKITLSQYKESIEFIKNFLDTLQNVLSHSTAASRNLVETQATPVLYDISRLVDVLKFIKDCGSRLDTIFENKFDIYKLLLSIITSSLKQLNTIVQYPPSLLSLKQEDIEYDNCRIEELKYDSVLNDPDAGNYTDFDLIGSLTIIHMDDSEKQELDQYLSFIDSITQFSSNAKTLFHSLHICFEDHDPTCNELTYELLALLQKLFTYNDINWNISRKNSNILYLRKRFEYYSCNFYLCHNGICYDCGKQMKLPGRTNSECSIIYCDCFNAWSMNNINNPSDISGEVVGNDGTNIKLLLDIVRYIKESDVKTIVIELILQFFIHINSFESYFYLNGGINVILDILDNFYTDQFYLWHSSLSQIRNETISDQNAFIDGNDIKILTTFAPGTVDSLLIIHHMLQQNTLEQEKNIIQCVVKYAEVLLQIFTFYKCSFGTFESTSIVPQVLYLVLDTCIWLLIPNSSGMIVNYNSSTLEIIYRVSEVFNFDNEDVWKVMAGELLQLSIFSFIILLNNAKFGANFDSSILYKLSSFLTLLFWASGSLYTSYDEKSVLNTLLHPIPQNHPVYKYMFLELHKKESSFQIPDSESIKLLHELRLMTFNNVDTSAALHLTICLLDDLSLYVPDSLRKCILDSCAKLGIFESTLSGDLCKYVSLVYNDFLVVLGNEIDFPDDEKILDSYQNFIKMYVDILIALFLRNQVDSSNIKFAEGGPLYLILKALKLIVKIISTDYNPIFEHFILSFLKFLFFFVFSGREDLVFDYGPLLDLIFLDKTTSTLSNGILSIILSFLIAKDFIQINRKISLVIPKLARNINLLYSSKEVQSAEFLLMETDIIVPIDSLSLQFEDVYNRFLKEMGSMHVTNIISLLFWYRNDYFGFSFPPYIYKCITLFRIYLHSHVFDFITRKFLPDAFFTSAFLSDSEVRTMDALKSVQMREMQFSHEKIKRLEQQLRILSNFHHLSDLHFKQVNDRISFLEEENKILRLNVDKTTDNYIKENIALKTQLATNILKYQKLENKHNELLKYIGSLSQHNTKDNAKASYKLQKN, via the coding sequence ATGGATTTTTTTAGACAATTAAATAAAAATGTGCAGCAGTCCTTTTCTATACTTAATGAAGGTATACTCATAACCAATGGAATTCTTGACATAAAGAATAATCATTTACCTTACTTGCTACAGTTAAGCCTTTTGGAATCTAGAAAACGTCACGGGAGTAAACGGTGTTGTTTATTTGATGAATATTACCAATATGAGGATTCCACAGACTTGGATCCTACATCGCCTGCACATTTTCAAGATTCCACTCCAAAATCTCCGTTtaataaagatgaagagctAAAAGATAAATCCGGTTCGATTATCACAACTAAAGATGATAGGGAATTGACACCTGTTGATGGAAAGGTGTGTATTTTGAAAGAAAACTGTTTACTGCGGAAAATTACGCTTTCACAATATAAAGAAAGTATTGAATTCATTAAAAACTTTCTAGATACGTTGCAAAATGTCCTGAGTCACTCTACGGCTGCATCTCGTAACTTGGTTGAGACTCAGGCAACTCCAGTGCTGTATGATATTTCTCGCTTGGTGGATGTTcttaaatttataaaagatTGTGGTTCTAGGTTGGATACAATTTTTGAGAATAAGTTtgatatttacaaattacTATTGTCTATAATTACCTCCAGCTTAAAACAACTTAATACTATTGTCCAATATCCACCTTCATTGTTATCACTGAAACAGGAAGATATTGAATATGACAATTGTAGAATTGAAGAGTTAAAATACGATTCTGTTCTAAATGACCCAGATGCCGGTAATTACACTGATTTCGATTTGATAGGTTCCTTGACCATCATTCATATGGACGACTCTGAAAAGCAGGAACTAGATCAATACTTATCGTTTATCGATTCAATAACACAATTTTCAAGCAATGCAAAAACATTATTTCATTCactacacatttgttttGAAGATCATGATCCCACTTGCAATGAACTTACTTACGAGTTGTTAGCCTTGTTACAAAAGTTATTCACATACAATGATATCAATTGGAATATATCACGGAAAAACTCGAACATATTGTATTTGCGCAAGAGGTTTGAGTATTATTCGTGCAATTTTTACCTTTGTCACAATGGTATATGCTATGATTGTGGAAAACAAATGAAACTACCAGGACGAACAAACTCTGAGTGTAGCATAATTTATTGTGATTGTTTTAACGCATGGAGTATGAATAATATAAACAACCCTAGTGATATTTCTGGAGAAGTTGTCGGAAATGATGGTACGAACATAAAACTCCTATTGGATATAGTGAGATATATAAAAGAATCTGATGTTAAAACGATAGTCATTGAACTTATATTGCAATTTTTTATACACATAAATTCATTTGAGTCATATTTTTATCTCAATGGTGGGATAAATGTCATATTGGATATATTGGATAATTTCTACACAGATCAGTTCTATTTGTGGCATTCATCACTGAGTCAAATTAGAAATGAGACAATTTCTGATCAGAATGCATTTatagatggaaatgataTCAAAATATTAACAACTTTTGCTCCAGGCACTGTAGACTCATTGTTAATAATTCATCATATGCTGCAACAAAACACCTTGGAACAGGAAAAAAATATTATACAATGCGTTGTTAAGTATGCAGAGGTACTACTTCaaatttttacattttataaatgcagttttggAACATTTGAATCAACATCTATTGTTCCACAAGTTTTGTATCTAGTTCTGGATACGTGTATCTGGTTATTAATACCAAATTCTTCAGGAATGATTGTAAACTATAATTCCTCTactttggaaattataTATAGGGTTAGCGAGGTGTTTAATTTTGATAATGAGGATGTATGGAAGGTTATGGCGGGAGAATTGTTACAACTATCCATTTTTTCTTTCATCATTTTATTGAACAATGCCAAATTTGGCGCTAATTTTGATTCTTCTATACTATATAAGCTCTCTTCATTTTTGACACTGTTATTTTGGGCTTCAGGTTCGCTTTATACGTCTTATGATGAGAAGAGTGTTTTAAACACATTGCTTCATCCAATTCCACAAAATCATCCGGTTTATAAATACATGTTTCTTGAACTACATAAAAAGGAGTCAAGTTTTCAAATACCAGATTCAGAAAGCATCAAACTGTTGCATGAGCTTCGATTAATGACCTTTAACAACGTGGACACATCAGCGGCTTTACATTTAACAATATGTCTATTGGATGATTTATCCTTATACGTACCGGATTCTCTTCGTAAATGTATTTTGGATAGTTGTGCAAAGTTGGGGATTTTTGAATCTACTCTTTCCGGAGATTTATGCAAATATGTATCACTAGTATATAATGATTTTTTGGTCGTACTTGGGAATGAGATAGATTTCCCTGACGATGAAAAAATACTTGATTCATACCAAAAtttcattaaaatgtacGTGGATATCTTGATTGCGTTATTTTTGAGAAATCAAGTTGATTCTTCTAACATAAAATTCGCTGAAGGTGGTCCACTTTATTTGATTTTAAAGGCATTGAAACTCATAGTAAAAATTATATCTACTGATTACAACCCTatttttgaacattttattTTGTCGTTTCTCAAatttctcttcttttttgttttttctGGGAGAGAAGATTTGGTATTCGATTACGGACCGTTATTAGATTTAATTTTTCTAGATAAAACGACTTCAACATTGTCTAATGGAATTTTGTCCATaatattatcatttttgaTCGCAAAAGACTTTATTCAGATAAATAGGAAAATATCCCTTGTGATACCAAAACTTGCtagaaatataaatttgttATATTCATCCAAGGAAGTGCAATCTGCAGAGTTTCTATTAATGGAAACAGATATAATTGTACCAATAGATTCCCTTTCATTGCAGTTTGAAGATGTTTACAATAGATTTTTAAAGGAAATGGGATCTATGCACGTTACGAATATAATTTCTCTATTATTCTGGTATCGCAACGATTATTTTGGTTTTTCTTTCCCCCcttatatttacaaatgtaTAACCTTGTTTCGTATTTATCTTCACTCCCATGTTTTTGACTTTATTACAAGGAAATTCCTTCCAGATGCCTTTTTCACTTCAGCATTCTTATCTGATTCTGAAGTTCGTACTATGGATGCACTTAAATCGGTACAAATGAGAGAAATGCAATTTTCTCATGAAAAGATAAAACGGCTGGAACAACAACTGAGgattttatcaaattttcaccatctttcCGATTTGCATTTTAAGCAGGTGAACGACAGAATTAGTTTTCTAGAGGAGGAAAACAAAATCCTGCGCCTCAACGTAGATAAAACTACGGATAATTATATTAAGGAGAATATCGCACTTAAGACACAGCTTGCAACTAACATTTTAAAGTATCAAAAGCTCGAGAATAAACATAACGAGCTACTAAAGTATATCGGTTCTCTATCGCAACATAATACCAAAGATAATGCTAAGGCAAGTTATAAACTGCAGAAAAATTAA
- a CDS encoding conserved hypothetical protein (encoded by transcript BEWA_038130A): protein MAPKRSRMGKKSDSSMNVSKTKRKNSSKKAFRGVVDDDDASLKPLDHYEESLSDEENFEALGLPKSFTPEISDDEAYEDQDEGSEEEDEEEDRVDWGKKLKNYYVDGSDDDSDEEAINDRIEEAKKIASELYENVDDEDADIDNYDVEDHKEDPVEFDTLLKSLSESLNAQREASELPEDFFDLSDRDKKEFLSNEHPEFLELLREFKEKSDISNEQIMKILSAPDSLKLCTKDGMEYLDIRNELLLMYVSYLTYYLLLKTHGISIENHPVINRLLELRIMLDKAKPIESRLQYQITKLLEDKDYEVDTTQLRSRLDLMEDEEDQSAVYKPPKNAVMGEVSGNMFMERTGKPSKDEMRERKRQSYLEGEENGESDVLATKAAKFMKKMAERERYEMESMRRLPMNKKAKREMRMFAREQKNLLSGCSLQHLSSFASDAMKTSGKTLSASAGLNAAAQRMRQNILISEGKNIAHASSISTHGKDKSHNKDEAYNPAPKLTFDDEITRIQGLHAKEKSRKNTKILKLRSDEIVPGKRDIGKDIMKNKGLTVKRDKTKGNARVSNRKKFEKKQKVFNAVNASRRSEGSSYSGEDTGINARKKKSLTM, encoded by the exons ATGGCCCCAAAACGTTCTAGAATGGGCAAGAAGTCCGATTCTAGTATGAACGTATCCAAAACTAAAAGAAAAAATTCCTCTAAAAAAGCGTTTAGAGGTGTAGTTGACGATGATGACGCCTCTCTAAAGCCACTAGACCATTACGAAG AATCTCTttctgatgaagaaaattttgaagCTCTGGGACTACCAAAGTCATTCACTCCCGAAATCTCTGATG ATGAAGCTTATGAAGACCAGGATGAAGGGagtgaagaggaagatgaggaGGAAGATCGCGTAGATTGGGGGAAAAAACTAAAGAACTATTACGTCGATGGCTCTGATGACGATTCTGATGAAGAGGCCATAAACGACAGAATAGAAGAAGCAAAAAAGATAGCTAGTGAACTCTATGAGAATGTCGATGATGAGGATGCAGATATTGATAATTATGACGTTGAAGATCACAAGGAAGATCCTGTC gAATTTGACACGCTGCTAAAAAGCTTGTCTGAATCATTGAATGCTCAGCGCGAAGCCTCAGAGCTTCCAGAGGACTTTTTTGATTTAAGTGATAGGGATAAGAAAGAGTTCCTATCGAATGAACATCCTGAATTTTTGGAGCTTCTAAGAGAGTTTAAAGAGAAATCTGACATTTCAAATGAACAGattatgaaaattttaagCGCTCCTGATTCACTTAAACTTTGCACCAAAGAT GGTATGGAGTATTTGGACATAAGAAATGAGCTACTTCTTATGTATGTATCATATTTAACATACTACTTGTTGTTAAAGACCCATGGAATATCAATTGAGAACCATCCTGTAATCAATAGATTGTTGGAGTTGAGGATTATGCTAGACAAGGCTAAACCTATAGAATCCAGGTTACAATATCAGATCACCAAATTACTGGAAGACAAAGATTATGAAG TTGATACAACACAACTACGTTCGAGATTGGACCTCatggaagatgaagaggatCAATCCGCCGTATACAAACCACCAAAGAATGCAGTAATGGGAGAAGTTTCTGGTAATATGTTTATGGAACGAACGGGCAAGCCATCAAAGGACGAAATGCGTGAAAGAAAGCGTCAATCATATTTGGAGGGTGAAGAAAACGGTGAGAGCGATGTTCTAGCTACAAAGGCAGCAAAATtcatgaagaagatggcGGAAAGAGAGAGATACGAAATGGAATCAATGAGACGTTTGCCAATGAACAAAAAGGCTAAAAGAG AAATGAGAATGTTTGCGAGGGAGCAGAAAAATTTGTTATCTGGTTGTTCACTGCAGCACTTGAGTTCGTTTGCTTCTGATGCCATGAAGACATCCGGAAAAACACTTTCAGCGTCAGCTGGGCTAAATGCTGCTGCGCAACGTATGAGACAGAACATTCTAATCTCAGAGGGGAAAAATATTGCACATGCTTCATCTATCTCAACTCATGGAAAGGATAAATCGCATAATAAGGACGAGGCTTATAACCCTGCTCCGAAATTAACATTTGATGACGAAATAACACGCATTCAAGGTCTTCACGCCAAAGAAAAATCAAGGAAAAATACCAAAATCCTCAAGCTTAGATCGGATGAGATTGTTCCAGGGAAAAGGGACATTGGTAAGGATATAATGAAGAACAAGGGTTTAACTGTCAAGCGTGATAAAACCAAGGGAAATGCAAGAGTTAGCAATCGcaaaaagtttgaaaagaaacaaaaAGTATTCAATGCAGTCAATGCTTCTAGGCGTTCAGAAGGTAGTAGCTATTCTGGTGAAGATACGGGAATTAACGCCAGGAAAAAGAAGTCTTTAACTATGTGA